CCTTACTGATTTTTACATTCCCAACTTTGGGGACTTGTTTTCTGTCCTTGATTCAAATATTTCCTCCACAGTACTTCAATCAAACCCAATCTTTATGCAGGCTGGGGTTTTCAAAGATGATGAAAAGGGTTGGGGTGAGGTCAAAAAGAGGTTTTGAGCAAATGTACCTTAAAGTATGTTGAATGAAAACAAGTCTAACATTTGAAACtcattgaaaatggaaaaatgggaTGGTAAGCTTTTTGGGATTGGAGGTACGTAAGCTGAAACTCCTAGGTAGGTGGGAATGTTGGTCTCTGCACTCCATGCCTCCCAGGTGAGGTGTGGGGTCATTcaccctccttcctctttccctagCTTTTCCTACTCTTGCCAAGAGGGAGAAACCAAGGAGCTCTGGTCATCAGGTCACCATCTCAAGTCCTGCCGAGCTGTGGTCTTCTCTGAAGACGGGCAGAGTGAGTACTGGGTAAGGCAGCCATGTGGTGGTGGGAAGGGAACAGTGAGCAGCATCATGACCTGGGCACCTTTTCCCCAGAACTTGTTACTGTCTCCAAGGACAAAGCCATCCACGTTCTAGATGTGGAGCAGGGTCAACTAGAAAGACGTATTTCCAAGGCTCATGGGTAAGAGGAACCAATTATATGTATGTGCATTGGGGGTTGGAGTAAGTACTGGGAAGTCCCCACTAGGACAAAAATGCTCTGAGAAGTTCCCTGTTTCCAGTGCCCCCATCAACAGTCTCTTGCTGGTGGATGAGAATGTTTTGGCCACTGGGGACGATGCAGGTTGTGTCCGTCTCTGGGACCAGCGGAAGGAGGCCCCCTTAATGGATATGCGCCAGCATGAGGAGTACATCGCAGACATGGCTCTGGATCCAGCCAAGAAGCTGCTACTCACAGCCAGGTACAACCTCAAAgctgccttccttcctctccctgtgtTAAATGTCTTCCTAAGAGAACTCTGGGCTAAGCCTGCTCCTCTGTTCTCTGTAGTGGGGATGGCTGCCTTGGTGTCTTCAACATCAAGAGACGCCGGTTCGAGCTGCTCTCAGAGCCTCAGTCTGGGGACCTGACCTCTGTCACCCTCATGAAAGTAcagctgggcatgggggtggTGGGGATATGTGTGCTTGGGGCTGTGTCTAGGGCAGCTCCACAGACATGGTTTGTCTCACTTCCCTACAGTGTGGGAAGAAGGTGGCCTGTGGCTCCAGTGAAGGTACTATCTACCTCTTCAACTGGAACGGCTTTGGGGCCACAAGTGACCGCTTTGCCCTGAGAGCTGAGTCCATTGACTGCATGGTTCCAGTCACAGAGAGTCTGCTATGCACTGGCTCCACTGATGGAGTCATCAGGTGAGGGAAGCCAGGACAGCCCTCAGGTCACAGCAGGGGTAGGGGCCCAGCTAGCCAATATCCAACACTGTTCTTTCCCTGCCAGGGCTGTGAACATCTTGCCAAACCGAGTGGTGGGCAGTGTGGGCCAGCATGCTGGGGAGCCTGTGGAAGAGCTGGCCCTTTCCCACTGTGGCCGCTTCCTGGCCAGCAGTGGCCATGACCAGCGCCTCAAGTTTTGGGACTTGGCCCAGCTGCGAGCTGTGGTGGTGGATGACTACCGTCGGCGCAAAAAAAAGGGAGGATCACTACGGGCACTGAGTAGCAAAGCCTGGAGCACTGATGACTTCTTCGCAGGACTGAAGGAAGAAGAGGACTCTGTGGCTCGGGAGGAAGAGGACAGTGAGGATGACAGTGACTGAGGAAATGAACTGAATCTTAGAACAGGTCTTTACTGAacaagagtcttgcttgttgGGCTGGACCCAGAGAAGATAATGAATTTATAATACCCTATTATGCAGCATAAGATGATATACCCAGGACACTGATGTTAGGGAGGTACTTGCCCTTAGCAGCTATTTACTCTAGCATGCGAGACAAACCCTAAGCTGGGGCAAGACAGCACAGACACAAGTGTATACTAACCAGGGGTTTAATATAAATACAACCAGCATAGAAAAACTCAAAACTATACATAAGCCAAAACCAGAATGCCAGTGGTAGGGACAAAGGGCAGAATTTCTGACCCTTTGGCTCAGCTGCTTCCCCCAAATAAAAACCAACAGaggacaaattaaaaatataacaaagattCATGCTAAGTTTGGAGGGGGGGGGTGAAAGGGGGGTAAGATGGATGCATGTCACATGGGAATAGCCAAGGAAGACCAAAGGGTCAGGTTAGATCCTGAGTAAGAGAAGACTGAGGGCAAGGCCCCTCACCACAACTTAAACCAAACCTGAGCTAACCCCAGGTGCCATGGGGCCCTGCCCCAACAGGGAGGATATGTCAGGCCTGGGACAGAgtccatgcccctcctccccttgGGGTCAGATAGTGGTGGCCCAGGCCTGCTGGGCTGAGAACTGACACAGGCTCTGCCTGCCCATTCAGGCTGCCTGTGGAGAGAGAATGAGG
This window of the Microcebus murinus isolate Inina chromosome 21, M.murinus_Inina_mat1.0, whole genome shotgun sequence genome carries:
- the WDR55 gene encoding WD repeat-containing protein 55, whose product is MERACEEMPAEDGSEEEDPDSMESPARIRDTPEDIVLEAPASGLAFHPARDLLAAGDVDGDVFVFSYSCQEGETKELWSSGHHLKSCRAVVFSEDGQKLVTVSKDKAIHVLDVEQGQLERRISKAHGAPINSLLLVDENVLATGDDAGCVRLWDQRKEAPLMDMRQHEEYIADMALDPAKKLLLTASGDGCLGVFNIKRRRFELLSEPQSGDLTSVTLMKCGKKVACGSSEGTIYLFNWNGFGATSDRFALRAESIDCMVPVTESLLCTGSTDGVIRAVNILPNRVVGSVGQHAGEPVEELALSHCGRFLASSGHDQRLKFWDLAQLRAVVVDDYRRRKKKGGSLRALSSKAWSTDDFFAGLKEEEDSVAREEEDSEDDSD